The following are encoded together in the Brassica napus cultivar Da-Ae chromosome A9, Da-Ae, whole genome shotgun sequence genome:
- the LOC106347167 gene encoding zinc finger protein CONSTANS-LIKE 16-like produces the protein MKNLANAVGAKTARACDSCVKKRARWYCAADDAFLCQSCDTLVHSANPLARRHERVRLKSASPVATKYSSHNHSASCPPLEAATWHQGFTRKPRTPRGSGKKNNLSIFHDLVPEISAEDQTDSYEIEEQLICQVPVLDPMVAEQFLNDVVEPKIEFPMITIDDQEDEDNAESCLNGFFPTDMELEEFAADVEILLGRGLDVTESYAMEELGLSNTEMFKIEKDEIEEEEGEETKAMNMGICCGEDRGDGDGTVAFELRFDHDSHNTYEEEAIKNADCIKVEEEEQKNVLMLSLNYESVISTWGGQGQPWLSREPPERDIDISDKPVVSMEINGGESHHKHYVGGCLPSSGFGDGGREARVSRYREKRRTRLFSKKIRYEVRKLNAEKRPRMKGRFVKRASLALSAASSPLGVNY, from the exons atgaaaaatttGGCGAATGCTGTTGGAGCCAAGACGGCGAGAGCTTGCGACAGCTGTGTGAAGAAGCGGGCACGGTGGTACTGCGCCGCTGACGATGCTTTTCTATGCCAGTCTTGCGACACTTTAGTCCACTCAGCGAACCCTCTCGCTCGCCGGCACGAGAGGGTTCGTTTGAAGTCGGCCAGCCCCGTGGCCACAAAGTATAGCAGCCACAACCACTCAGCTTCTTGTCCACCGCTTGAAGCTGCAACGTGGCATCAAGGGTTCACTCGTAAACCTCGGACTCCACGTGGGTCTGGTAAGAAAAACAATTTGTCGATATTTCATGATTTGGTTCCGGAGATTAGTGCAGAGGATCAGACGGACAGCTACGAGATCGAAGAGCAGCTGATCTGTCAAGTGCCGGTTCTTGATCCCATGGTGGCTGAGCAGTTCTTAAACGATGTCGTTGAGCCAAAGATCGAGTTTCCTATGATTACAATCGATGATCAAGAGGACGAAGACAACGCTGAAAGTTGTCTGAATGGTTTTTTCCCGACCGACATGGAGCTTGAGGAGTTCGCTGCTGACGTGGAGATTCTACTCGGTCGCGGGTTAGACGTCACAGAGTCCTATGCGATGGAGGAGCTAGGGTTGTCTAATACAGAGATGTTTAAAATCGAAAAAGACGAGatagaggaagaggaaggagaagaaacaaaagcCATGAACATGGGAATATGCTGCGGTGAGGATCGGGGCGATGGGGATGGAACTGTGGCGTTTGAGCTGAGGTTTGATCACGACTCACACAACACATACGAAGAAGAGGCGATAAAGAATGCTGATTGTATTAAGGTGGAGGAGGAAGAGCAAAAGAATGTTCTAATGCTGAGTTTAAACTACGAGTCGGTGATATCAACTTGGGGAGGCCAAGGTCAACCGTGGCTGTCAAGAGAGCCACCAGAACGAGACATAGACATCAGTGACAAGCCAGTTGTTTCCATG GAAATAAATGGAGGAGAAAGTCATCATAAGCATTACGTTGGTGGATGTTTACCATCAAGTGGGTTTGGGGATGGAGGAAGAGAAGCTAGGGTTTCGAGGTACAGAGAGAAGAGGAGGACGAGATTGTTTTCAAAGAAGATAAGGTACGAGGTACGTAAACTGAATGCAGAGAAACGACCTCGAATGAAAGGAAGATTCGTTAAGAGAGCTTCACTTGCTCTATCTGCTGCAAGTTCACCATTGGGTGTGAATTACTGA
- the LOC106347166 gene encoding 3-ketoacyl-CoA synthase 5-like, which translates to MSPPKMPDLSTSTKHKYVKLGYQYLVNNFLTLLLIPILAYTALELFRMGPEEILNHLNSLNFNLLHILCSSFLIIFVSTVYFMSKPRTIYLVDYSCFKPPVTCRVPFATFMEHSRLNLIDSPKSVEFQMRILERSGLGEETCLPPAIHYIPPTPTMDAARSEAELVIFTAMDDLFKKTGLKPKDIDILIVNCSLFSPTPSLSAMIINKYKLRSNIKSLNLSGMGCSASLISVDVARDLLQVHPNSNAVIVSTEIITPNYYQGKERAMLLPNCLFRMGAAAILLSNRRSDRWRAKYKLCHLVRTHRGAEDKSYYCVYQQEDDESHVGINLNKDLMAIAGEALKSNITTIGPLVLPASEQLLFLTSLIGRKIFNAKWKPYIPDFKMAFEHFCIHAGGRAVIDELQKNLQLSAEHVEASRMTLHRFGNTSSSSLWYELSYIEAKGKMKRGDRVWQIAFGSGFKCNSAVWKSNRTIKTPTEGPWSDCIDRYPVFIPEVVKL; encoded by the exons ATGTCGCCTCCTAAAATGCCTGATCTCTCGACCTCCACGAAGCACAAATATGTTAAACTCGGTTACCAATACCTAGTCAACAACTTCCTCACCCTTCTTCTAATTCCAATCCTAGCATACACCGCCCTTGAGCTTTTCCGAATGGGTCCTGAAGAGATACTCAACCACTTGAACTCACTCAACTTCAATCTACTTCACATCCTATGTTCCTCTTTCCTCATCATATTCGTTTCAACCGTTTACTTCATGTCCAAGCCACGCACCATCTACCTTGTTGACTACTCTTGCTTCAAACCCCCCGTTACTTGCCGTGTCCCGTTCGCTACGTTCATGGAACACTCTCGTCTCAACCTCATAGACAGTCCAAAGAGCGTCGAGTTCCAAATGAGAATCCTCGAACGGTCTGGCCTCGGAGAAGAAACTTGTCTCCCTCCAGCTATTCACTACATCCCTCCAACTCCAACGATGGATGCCGCAAGAAGCGAAGCAGAGTTGGTTATCTTCACTGCCATGGACGATCTCTTCAAGAAAACAGGTCTTAAACCTAAAGACATCGACATACTCATTGTTAACTGCTCTCTTTTCTCACCAACGCCTTCTCTCTCGGCCATGATAATCAACAAGTACAAGCTCAGGAGTAACATCAAGAGCCTTAACCTCTCCGGGATGGGATGCAGCGCTAGTCTTATCTCTGTTGATGTAGCACGTGACTTGTTACAAGTTCATCCTAACTCCAACGCTGTGATAGTTAGCACTGAGATCATTACTCCTAATTACTACCAGGGCAAAGAGAGAGCTATGTTGCTCCCAAACTGCCTTTTCCGCATGGGAGCAGCGGCTATTCTTCTCTCTAACCGCAGATCAGACAGGTGGAGAGCTAAGTATAAGCTCTGTCACCTTGTCAGGACCCACCGGGGTGCGGAAGACAAGTCGTACTATTGCGTTTACCAGCAGGAAGACGATGAAAGTCACGTCGGAATCAACTTGAATAAAGATCTCATGGCCATCGCTGGAGAAGCCTTGAAGTCTAACATCACCACCATAG GTCCTTTGGTCCTACCGGCATCCGAACAGCTGCTCTTCCTCACGTCTCTCATCGGACGTAAAATCTTTAATGCAAAGTGGAAGCCGTACATACCAGATTTCAAGATGGCTTTCGAACATTTCTGCATCCACGCTGGAGGTAGAGCAGTAATCGACGAGCTGCAGAAGAACCTACAGCTATCGGCAGAGCACGTGGAAGCCTCGAGAATGACGTTACATAGGTTTGGTAACACATCTTCGTCTTCGTTGTGGTATGAGCTTAGCTACATCGAGGCTAAAGGGAAGATGAAGAGAGGCGACAGGGTTTGGCAGATCGCGTTCGGGAGTGGATTCAAGTGTAACTCAGCCGTGTGGAAATCTAATCGTACGATCAAGACACCAACGGAGGGACCATGGTCGGATTGTATCGACCGATACCCTGTCTTTATCCCTGAAGTTGTCAAACTATGA